Proteins co-encoded in one Haloarcula sp. DT43 genomic window:
- a CDS encoding twitching motility protein PilT — protein MLVLDTNALMMPVECNVRLFEELDRVVGTAEYVVPAAVREELAKLADGAGAEATAASVGQDLLDRCTVRETTADYADDAVLELARGDDATHAVTNDTPLKRRLLDAGVPVISLRGRNKLGITQP, from the coding sequence ATGCTCGTGCTGGACACGAACGCCCTGATGATGCCGGTCGAATGCAACGTCCGGCTGTTCGAGGAACTCGACAGGGTCGTCGGGACGGCGGAGTACGTCGTGCCGGCGGCCGTCCGCGAGGAACTGGCGAAACTGGCCGACGGGGCCGGCGCGGAAGCGACGGCCGCCTCGGTCGGCCAGGACCTGCTGGACCGGTGTACGGTCCGGGAGACGACGGCCGACTACGCCGACGACGCCGTCCTCGAACTCGCGCGAGGTGACGACGCGACACACGCGGTCACGAACGACACCCCCCTCAAACGACGCCTGCTGGACGCGGGCGTTCCAGTAATTAGTTTAAGGGGCCGGAACAAACTGGGTATCACTCAACCATAA